The Sulfurimonas lithotrophica genome includes a region encoding these proteins:
- the purL gene encoding phosphoribosylformylglycinamidine synthase subunit PurL, whose protein sequence is MSQQLPDIDTQLANHKLSQDDYKHIKEILGREPNLVELGIFSAMWSEHCSYKSSKVHLKGFPTEAPWVIQGPGENAGVIDIGDGYAAVFKMESHNHPSFIEPYQGAATGVGGIMRDVFTMGARPVASLNALRFGNVLNDDKTSAHQRYLVRGVTEGIGGYGNCMGVPTIGGEVSFDECYNGNILVNAFNLGIAKSDEIFYGRADGIGNSVMYVGAKTGRDGLGGAVMSSDSFTEESKSLRPTVQVGDPFTEKLLLEACLELFKTDYVVGIQDMGAAGLTSSSFEMAGRSGSGMIMHLDKVPAREEGMVPYDFMLSESQERMLVCVKKGSEQKVIDIFEKWDLDAATIGEVTDTGNMELFWHGEKVADVPVDPVSEEAPELNRPMSKPAYLDEIKDVTIDDFDKVSNQDAFEKLTKSMEVVDKSWIYEQYDSMVQTNTVKKGGMLDASVIRVKENGKALAMSSDCNVRYCFIDPKGGGAAATIEAGRNVAMSGARPLAITDCLNFGNPENPEVMWQFGQACEGIKEACAELNTPVIGGNVSLYNETNGVSVFPTPSIATVGVNDDENNVLMSSFQDEGNALYLVGKSKSEFGGSLYMKEICGTVAGTLPEIDYEKELALWELVIDANKKHLLECAKDASSGGVAIALAKMCATSGMGCDVEMSVEDERDIFAESMSRAIIEVKPENCEAFEAMLDEAMACEKIGTVGGNTVRINDVSMSIDELKDNYFNTFKRVIERDL, encoded by the coding sequence GTGAGCCAACAATTACCAGATATAGATACACAGTTAGCTAACCATAAATTAAGCCAAGACGATTATAAACATATAAAAGAGATTTTAGGTCGTGAACCGAATCTTGTTGAACTTGGTATTTTTTCAGCTATGTGGAGTGAACACTGCTCATATAAAAGTTCAAAAGTACACTTAAAAGGTTTTCCTACTGAAGCACCGTGGGTTATTCAAGGTCCGGGTGAAAATGCGGGTGTAATCGATATCGGTGACGGTTATGCAGCCGTATTTAAAATGGAGTCACATAACCACCCTAGTTTTATTGAACCTTATCAGGGTGCAGCTACAGGTGTCGGCGGAATTATGCGTGATGTTTTTACGATGGGTGCAAGACCTGTTGCATCGTTAAATGCACTTAGATTCGGTAATGTTTTAAACGATGATAAAACTTCTGCTCATCAACGTTATTTGGTACGTGGTGTAACTGAAGGCATCGGTGGTTACGGTAACTGTATGGGTGTGCCTACTATCGGTGGTGAAGTAAGTTTTGATGAGTGTTATAACGGCAATATTTTGGTAAATGCATTTAACCTAGGAATCGCAAAAAGCGATGAGATTTTTTACGGTCGTGCCGATGGTATCGGAAATTCTGTAATGTACGTCGGTGCTAAAACGGGACGTGACGGTCTTGGCGGTGCGGTAATGAGTTCTGATAGCTTTACCGAGGAGTCAAAATCACTTCGTCCTACCGTTCAGGTAGGTGATCCGTTTACTGAAAAACTTTTACTTGAAGCTTGTTTAGAACTTTTTAAAACTGACTATGTTGTAGGTATCCAAGATATGGGTGCTGCGGGTCTTACATCTTCATCTTTTGAGATGGCAGGTCGTTCCGGAAGCGGTATGATTATGCACTTAGACAAAGTTCCAGCCCGTGAAGAGGGTATGGTTCCGTATGATTTTATGCTTAGCGAATCGCAAGAGCGTATGCTTGTATGTGTTAAAAAAGGAAGTGAGCAAAAAGTTATAGACATCTTTGAAAAATGGGATCTTGATGCTGCTACTATAGGTGAGGTTACGGATACAGGAAATATGGAACTATTTTGGCACGGTGAAAAAGTTGCAGATGTCCCTGTTGACCCTGTATCCGAAGAAGCTCCCGAACTTAACCGTCCTATGAGCAAACCGGCTTATCTTGATGAGATAAAAGACGTTACTATAGATGATTTTGATAAAGTATCTAATCAAGATGCATTTGAAAAACTTACCAAGTCTATGGAAGTTGTAGATAAATCTTGGATATATGAGCAATACGACTCAATGGTACAAACAAATACCGTAAAAAAAGGCGGTATGCTTGATGCATCTGTTATTCGTGTAAAAGAGAACGGTAAAGCTCTTGCTATGAGTTCTGACTGTAATGTTCGTTACTGTTTCATAGACCCAAAAGGGGGCGGAGCTGCTGCTACAATCGAAGCAGGGCGTAATGTTGCAATGAGTGGTGCAAGACCACTTGCTATTACAGATTGTCTTAACTTCGGTAACCCTGAAAATCCGGAAGTTATGTGGCAATTTGGTCAGGCATGTGAGGGTATTAAAGAAGCATGTGCCGAACTTAACACTCCTGTTATCGGCGGAAATGTTTCACTTTATAATGAAACAAACGGTGTATCTGTATTCCCGACACCTTCTATTGCAACTGTAGGTGTAAATGATGATGAAAATAATGTACTTATGTCAAGCTTTCAAGATGAAGGAAACGCTTTATATTTAGTCGGAAAAAGCAAATCTGAATTTGGCGGAAGTCTTTATATGAAAGAGATTTGCGGAACTGTAGCAGGCACGCTTCCTGAAATTGATTATGAAAAAGAGCTTGCCCTTTGGGAACTTGTAATTGATGCAAATAAAAAGCATCTACTAGAATGTGCTAAAGATGCATCCAGCGGTGGTGTAGCAATAGCACTGGCAAAAATGTGTGCAACTTCAGGTATGGGTTGTGATGTAGAGATGAGTGTAGAAGATGAACGTGATATATTTGCAGAGTCTATGAGCCGTGCCATTATAGAAGTTAAACCTGAAAACTGTGAAGCTTTTGAGGCTATGTTAGATGAAGCAATGGCTTGTGAAAAAATAGGAACAGTTGGTGGAAATACAGTTCGTATTAACGATGTATCTATGAGTATAGATGAGCTAAAAGATAACTACTTTAATACATTTAAAAGAGTGATTGAGAGAGACCTATAG
- the ilvC gene encoding ketol-acid reductoisomerase, translating into MALNVYYDKDTSLDLIRSKKVAMIGFGSQGHAHAENLRDSGVEVCIGLRKGGSSWAKAEAKNFEVLTVAEASACSDVVMILLPDENQAEIYKNEIEPNLKEGATIAFGHGFNIHYGRIIPRADINVTMIAPKAPGHTVRSEFVRGGGIPDLIAVGQNPSGNTKELALSYASAIGGGRTAIIETTFKDETETDLFGEQAVLCGGTAALVQAGFETLTEAGYAPELAYFECLHELKLIVDLMFEGGIADMRYSISNTAEYGDYVSGKRVINAESKQAMKDILKEIQDGRFAKDFILEGQAGYPRMNAERNNDQELLITKTGKKLREMMPWISANKIVDQDKN; encoded by the coding sequence ATGGCATTAAATGTTTACTATGACAAAGATACTAGCCTAGATCTAATCAGAAGCAAAAAAGTTGCAATGATAGGTTTTGGTTCTCAAGGACATGCTCACGCTGAAAACTTAAGAGATTCGGGTGTTGAAGTATGTATCGGTTTAAGAAAGGGTGGTTCATCTTGGGCTAAAGCTGAAGCTAAAAACTTTGAAGTTTTAACAGTTGCAGAAGCATCGGCATGTTCAGATGTTGTAATGATTCTTTTACCGGATGAAAACCAAGCTGAGATCTACAAAAACGAAATCGAGCCAAACTTAAAAGAGGGTGCTACTATCGCTTTTGGTCATGGTTTTAACATTCACTATGGTCGTATCATTCCAAGAGCTGACATCAATGTTACTATGATTGCTCCTAAAGCTCCAGGACATACTGTACGTTCTGAATTCGTTCGTGGTGGTGGTATCCCGGATCTTATCGCTGTTGGTCAAAACCCATCAGGTAACACTAAAGAGTTAGCACTTTCTTATGCATCTGCTATCGGTGGCGGTCGTACTGCAATCATCGAAACTACATTCAAAGATGAGACTGAGACTGACCTATTTGGTGAACAAGCTGTTCTTTGTGGTGGTACTGCAGCACTTGTTCAAGCTGGTTTTGAGACATTAACTGAAGCTGGTTATGCTCCAGAGCTTGCATACTTCGAGTGTTTACACGAACTTAAACTAATCGTTGATTTAATGTTCGAGGGTGGTATCGCTGATATGAGATACTCAATCTCTAACACTGCTGAGTATGGTGACTATGTTTCTGGTAAACGTGTTATCAATGCTGAATCAAAACAAGCTATGAAAGATATTTTAAAAGAGATTCAAGACGGTAGATTTGCAAAAGACTTTATCTTAGAAGGTCAAGCAGGTTATCCTCGTATGAATGCTGAGCGTAATAATGACCAAGAGTTATTAATCACTAAAACCGGTAAAAAGTTACGTGAAATGATGCCTTGGATTTCGGCAAATAAAATTGTTGACCAAGACAAAAACTAA
- a CDS encoding DUF3373 family protein, translating into MIKKIFASMLFVTFSYAQNNVNEKIEQLELQIKELKKQTAANTADLNEYIPVIEASETQSLLDKLDFLPELEIRMDKMDYKLGKIEGENTTADYPDGLNQQRRDEFKKDFDPAVAVKFKLNLFGDINKYTKFNGRFVFTMSTQSHQRLCILSRDIKSVSSSSGFDLDRAYIDFTPNIGSDYAFTFSFGVLPTTGGTPMNFALNTERKSMFPALVFDMDTYGLIGTQKLGSNNFFRVIAAKAYTLNPSIYPYQCNRENIDNANILGAYYDTKFKLFSGESLLSFGVNYLGDFKAHPYLGPDVNADDANILGDIFTYGLGLDVRDLLNDKLTFFIHTAISNPDANGKIDDYQIVNVANGTTIRGTIGFSEADYAKGTMLKKDGYSFYVGMKYNINDNFNFGAEYNQGSKYWFSATQGAEDMYNKLATRGNVSEVYGIYKFHKDIFAKLGFMYTNEDYTGSGWHFGKPTKKDATQKVSYLSIKAEF; encoded by the coding sequence ATGATAAAAAAAATATTTGCGAGTATGCTTTTTGTTACTTTTTCATATGCACAAAATAATGTAAATGAAAAGATTGAACAACTAGAACTTCAAATCAAAGAGTTAAAAAAACAAACAGCTGCAAATACTGCTGATTTAAATGAATACATTCCTGTTATTGAAGCCAGCGAAACGCAAAGTTTATTGGATAAATTAGACTTTTTACCCGAACTTGAAATTCGTATGGATAAGATGGATTATAAACTTGGAAAGATTGAGGGTGAAAATACTACAGCTGATTATCCAGATGGATTAAATCAACAAAGAAGAGATGAGTTTAAAAAAGATTTTGACCCGGCGGTAGCTGTAAAATTTAAGTTGAATTTATTTGGAGATATAAACAAATATACAAAGTTTAACGGTAGGTTTGTATTTACGATGTCCACGCAGTCTCATCAAAGACTTTGTATTCTTTCGCGTGATATTAAGTCTGTTTCATCTTCAAGCGGATTTGATTTAGATCGCGCATATATAGATTTTACTCCGAATATCGGCTCAGACTATGCATTTACTTTTAGTTTCGGTGTACTTCCTACAACGGGCGGTACTCCAATGAATTTTGCACTCAACACTGAGAGAAAATCTATGTTCCCTGCACTCGTTTTTGATATGGATACATACGGTCTAATAGGTACTCAAAAGTTGGGAAGCAATAATTTTTTTAGAGTTATAGCCGCTAAAGCATACACCTTAAATCCTAGTATTTACCCTTATCAGTGTAATCGTGAAAATATAGATAATGCAAATATACTCGGTGCATATTACGATACTAAATTTAAGCTGTTTAGCGGAGAGAGTCTGCTTTCTTTTGGTGTAAATTATTTAGGTGATTTTAAAGCCCATCCATATCTTGGTCCCGATGTAAATGCCGATGATGCAAATATATTGGGGGATATATTTACATACGGGCTTGGTTTGGATGTTAGAGACTTGTTAAATGACAAGTTGACATTTTTTATTCATACGGCTATTTCTAATCCGGATGCTAACGGAAAAATTGATGATTATCAAATTGTTAATGTTGCAAACGGCACTACAATAAGAGGAACTATCGGGTTTTCAGAAGCTGATTATGCAAAAGGTACTATGTTAAAAAAAGACGGTTATTCTTTTTATGTCGGTATGAAATATAATATAAATGATAATTTTAATTTCGGTGCAGAGTATAATCAAGGGAGTAAATATTGGTTTTCTGCTACCCAAGGTGCTGAAGATATGTACAATAAACTGGCAACAAGGGGAAATGTTAGCGAGGTATATGGTATTTATAAATTTCATAAAGATATATTCGCAAAACTAGGGTTTATGTACACAAATGAAGACTATACGGGTAGCGGATGGCACTTTGGTAAACCTACTAAAAAAGATGCAACGCAAAAAGTATCTTATCTATCTATAAAAGCCGAGTTTTAG
- a CDS encoding EAL domain-containing protein: MLELKSKIYLLLISSFILLFVSLAYSVKNISSNTKIISEIENKYLNLSKNIQKLNLNIEEKQSNVLQSILLGKKPQKNHTHLEAIVDDIYEMIKFDLRLKNLLQDKLLVLKKRLVSYKSVEVSVIESLNSKYKEDLEDAIIGYNEVTKGFTEDVSEVEQTIRSIIKNTIVELRESNSLSQMMVITSFLITLIIVIFSVLKLNSLQNNLSKELKRSSEAEEKQKNLQEQLLKYNENLENEITKKTNELYQKVYTHFLSGLPNRNKLLEDFQIYDFSMVALLDIDKFQKFNDVYGEEMGNLALQETAKFIEDFIDIEGANIYHVSGDEFVVAVQENTNIDKDRFLHSINHFINIYKKNIFDIGEHRHSFVMSAGISFYGAKKMLAFADMALKDAKNRNQHVSVFSESKEIEKRHKDDIECKNLLLEAFKNDGIISYFQPISPIQDPSLETKYESLVRIKKGEDIITPHTFIDVAKQNKVYYKLTRKVFQNTLATIKKYKIPCSLNISVVDIENERTVENIYEMIDNFNYNNLLTIEILETEEFKDYDVVYKFCRKIRSYGIKIALDDFGSGYSNFTHILNLPIDFIKIDSSLISNIDRDKQSQIMVETIVGLAQKINVKTIAEYVSSKEILDTVKKLKVDYAQGFYVGKPEDISKYCFNL, from the coding sequence GTGTTAGAGTTAAAAAGTAAAATATATCTACTGTTGATAAGCAGTTTTATACTTCTGTTTGTATCACTTGCTTATTCTGTAAAAAACATCAGTTCAAACACGAAAATAATCTCCGAAATTGAAAATAAATATTTAAACCTATCAAAAAATATTCAAAAATTAAATCTCAATATAGAAGAGAAACAATCAAATGTACTCCAAAGTATATTGTTAGGTAAAAAACCTCAAAAAAATCATACACATTTAGAAGCTATTGTAGATGACATATATGAGATGATAAAATTTGATTTAAGATTGAAAAATCTTTTACAGGATAAATTGCTTGTACTAAAAAAACGTCTTGTTTCATATAAAAGTGTAGAAGTAAGCGTAATAGAATCTTTAAACAGCAAATACAAAGAAGATTTAGAAGATGCCATTATAGGTTACAATGAAGTAACTAAAGGTTTTACAGAAGATGTAAGTGAAGTTGAACAAACTATACGCTCAATAATTAAAAATACGATAGTTGAATTAAGAGAATCAAACTCTTTGAGTCAAATGATGGTAATTACTTCATTTTTAATTACCCTTATAATAGTTATATTTTCCGTTTTAAAATTAAACTCTTTGCAAAATAATCTATCAAAAGAGTTAAAAAGATCTTCCGAAGCGGAGGAAAAACAGAAAAACTTGCAAGAACAACTGCTAAAGTATAATGAAAATTTAGAAAATGAGATAACAAAAAAAACAAACGAGTTGTATCAAAAAGTTTACACCCATTTTTTAAGCGGACTTCCAAACAGAAATAAACTGTTAGAAGATTTTCAAATATATGATTTTTCCATGGTAGCTCTTTTAGATATAGATAAGTTTCAAAAGTTTAATGATGTTTACGGCGAAGAGATGGGTAATCTTGCATTACAGGAGACTGCAAAGTTTATAGAAGATTTTATAGATATCGAAGGGGCAAATATATACCACGTAAGCGGTGATGAGTTTGTAGTAGCAGTCCAAGAAAATACAAATATAGATAAAGACAGATTTTTACACAGTATAAACCATTTTATAAATATATATAAAAAGAATATTTTTGATATAGGTGAACATAGACACTCTTTTGTTATGAGTGCAGGTATATCGTTTTACGGTGCTAAAAAGATGTTGGCATTTGCTGATATGGCACTAAAAGATGCAAAAAACAGAAATCAGCATGTATCGGTTTTTAGTGAATCCAAAGAGATAGAAAAAAGACATAAAGATGATATAGAGTGTAAAAACCTACTTTTAGAAGCGTTTAAAAATGACGGTATTATCTCATATTTTCAGCCGATATCACCTATACAAGATCCTTCATTAGAAACAAAATACGAATCTCTGGTAAGAATTAAAAAAGGGGAAGATATCATTACTCCTCATACTTTTATAGATGTTGCAAAACAAAATAAAGTGTATTATAAACTTACCAGAAAAGTTTTTCAAAATACGTTAGCTACTATAAAAAAATATAAAATACCTTGTTCTCTAAATATATCGGTGGTAGATATAGAAAATGAAAGAACGGTAGAAAATATCTATGAGATGATTGATAATTTTAACTATAACAATCTTTTAACCATAGAGATATTAGAAACAGAAGAGTTTAAGGATTATGACGTAGTATATAAGTTTTGCCGAAAAATACGTTCATACGGCATAAAAATAGCACTTGATGATTTTGGAAGCGGTTATTCAAACTTTACCCATATACTTAACTTACCTATTGATTTCATAAAAATAGATTCGTCTCTCATATCTAACATCGACAGGGACAAACAGTCTCAGATTATGGTTGAGACTATTGTCGGTTTGGCTCAGAAGATAAACGTTAAAACTATTGCAGAGTATGTATCTTCCAAAGAGATATTGGATACTGTAAAAAAACTAAAGGTAGATTATGCCCAAGGTTTTTATGTCGGAAAGCCTGAAGATATATCTAAGTACTGTTTTAATTTATAA
- a CDS encoding RNB domain-containing ribonuclease, whose translation MKSLLIRLTHGLSELDITQEELETVEDFLSKKYITKKDKTYKFHSKYRAGTLELTQGSTAYLTVIGEQTRDLFIEDVLNAREGDLVIAQRILGKRGKPNGKIVEIVGRAESYSVAYIIQKDSKKSLVDIKTEHPAGVELSQEELDKFEIGEVFKINNHDGTIMESLGNMSDPLVDEKIVLAQFNKHDEFDEEVLKIARSFEEVDASYYPDRKDLRDFTFCTIDPVTAKDFDDAIYWDDKNSTLYVAIADVSEYVKPFGALDNEAIYRSFSIYLPHRSIPMLPRQLSETLCSLQPHVDRLSYVFEMQLDLESLEVIKSDVYEAIIHSDRRFNYEEIDAFFEGKLEAKNDKEKQIFEWITKLREVTDALKLERLKYGYDFRSTEIEMEIDEKGGIVSTEHAHETPSHSLIEDCMLLANKAAASMFDRGIFRIHESPSQSKLQKLYQELAGVGIFVEVKESTKETIEGIRDQASVMGLETEVDTLIIRSQMQAKYSPINLGHFGLGFEAYTHFTSPIRRYSDLIVHRLLKAIKRGDTEEGSYVLRNIESLAVTISQKEREASTIEIDFMDRKYARWANERIGKVYSARISGIDPELKADLHDEIIGARLYVTSSEHIPLFSDVKVKIDKVDIPKAKIYVNVVSEDV comes from the coding sequence TTGAAATCTTTACTTATAAGACTCACTCACGGACTGAGTGAGTTAGACATCACCCAAGAAGAACTTGAAACTGTTGAAGATTTTTTAAGTAAAAAATATATCACGAAAAAAGACAAAACTTACAAATTTCACTCAAAATATCGTGCAGGGACATTAGAACTTACTCAAGGTTCTACGGCATACTTAACCGTAATAGGAGAACAAACACGCGACCTTTTTATCGAAGATGTTTTAAATGCCCGTGAGGGTGACTTGGTCATTGCTCAAAGAATTTTAGGCAAACGCGGCAAACCAAACGGAAAAATAGTCGAGATAGTAGGACGTGCCGAGAGTTACAGTGTTGCATATATAATTCAAAAAGATTCAAAAAAATCTCTGGTTGATATAAAAACAGAGCATCCGGCAGGAGTGGAACTGAGTCAAGAAGAGTTAGATAAGTTTGAAATCGGCGAAGTATTTAAAATAAACAACCATGACGGGACTATCATGGAGTCTCTTGGAAATATGAGCGACCCTCTCGTAGATGAAAAAATAGTACTTGCCCAGTTTAACAAACACGATGAATTTGATGAAGAAGTTTTAAAGATAGCACGCTCTTTTGAAGAGGTAGATGCAAGTTACTATCCCGATAGAAAAGATTTAAGAGATTTCACTTTTTGTACAATAGACCCCGTAACTGCAAAAGACTTTGACGATGCTATATATTGGGATGATAAAAACTCAACACTTTATGTGGCAATAGCAGATGTTAGTGAGTATGTAAAACCTTTTGGGGCTTTGGACAATGAGGCAATATATAGAAGTTTCTCTATCTATCTGCCACACCGTTCAATCCCGATGCTACCTCGTCAACTTAGTGAGACACTATGTTCACTTCAACCACATGTGGACAGACTCTCATACGTATTTGAGATGCAACTGGATTTAGAGAGTTTAGAAGTTATAAAATCAGATGTATATGAAGCTATTATACATTCTGACAGACGCTTTAACTATGAAGAGATAGATGCATTCTTTGAAGGTAAGTTAGAAGCCAAAAACGATAAAGAAAAGCAAATCTTCGAATGGATTACTAAACTAAGGGAAGTCACTGACGCACTTAAGTTAGAGCGTTTAAAATACGGTTATGATTTTCGCTCAACTGAGATAGAGATGGAAATCGACGAAAAAGGCGGTATAGTATCAACCGAACATGCTCATGAAACACCCTCTCACTCGTTAATAGAAGATTGTATGCTTTTAGCAAACAAGGCAGCTGCGTCTATGTTCGATCGCGGCATCTTTCGTATTCACGAAAGTCCAAGCCAAAGTAAACTTCAAAAACTCTACCAAGAGTTAGCAGGTGTAGGTATATTTGTTGAAGTAAAAGAATCAACTAAAGAAACTATAGAAGGGATAAGAGACCAAGCTTCTGTAATGGGTTTAGAGACAGAAGTCGATACTCTTATTATCCGCTCACAGATGCAGGCTAAATACTCACCGATTAACCTTGGTCACTTTGGCTTAGGTTTTGAGGCATATACACACTTTACTTCGCCTATTAGAAGATACTCAGACCTTATAGTTCATAGACTGTTAAAAGCTATTAAAAGAGGTGATACAGAGGAAGGTTCATACGTTCTTAGAAACATAGAATCCCTAGCAGTTACAATCTCTCAAAAAGAGCGTGAGGCGAGTACTATAGAGATTGACTTTATGGATAGAAAATACGCACGCTGGGCAAATGAGCGTATAGGGAAAGTATATTCGGCACGTATAAGCGGAATCGATCCTGAACTAAAAGCAGACTTGCATGATGAAATAATAGGTGCAAGGCTTTATGTAACATCAAGTGAGCATATACCTCTTTTTAGTGACGTAAAAGTTAAGATAGATAAAGTTGACATCCCAAAAGCAAAAATTTATGTAAATGTTGTGAGTGAAGATGTATAA
- a CDS encoding GreA/GreB family elongation factor encodes MEGYDLLTKEFKFLLEVHKPAVAYEKKIAADQGDRSENAEYHAAKEKLRFIDKRLFYLNSMIEKAQIIDPSLAPHDKVRFGSSVKLIDLFSDAEEIYTICGVLEAEPENGLISIHSPLARAMLGRQEGDDFKIKLPNSVKEYEIEEIFYKNIFSLKKNIRDEKDFTFH; translated from the coding sequence ATAGAGGGTTATGACCTGCTGACAAAAGAGTTTAAGTTTTTGCTAGAGGTACATAAACCCGCTGTAGCATATGAAAAAAAGATAGCGGCAGATCAAGGTGACAGAAGTGAAAATGCCGAATATCACGCCGCTAAAGAGAAACTTCGTTTTATAGATAAAAGACTTTTTTATCTAAATTCTATGATAGAAAAAGCTCAAATAATAGACCCGTCCTTAGCACCCCACGATAAAGTCAGATTTGGTAGCAGTGTAAAGCTTATAGACCTTTTTAGCGATGCTGAGGAAATTTATACGATTTGCGGTGTATTAGAAGCGGAACCCGAAAACGGACTTATTTCTATCCATTCACCGCTTGCCCGTGCTATGCTTGGACGCCAAGAAGGCGATGACTTTAAAATCAAACTTCCAAACAGCGTAAAAGAGTACGAAATAGAGGAAATTTTTTATAAAAATATATTTTCTTTGAAAAAAAATATAAGAGATGAAAAGGACTTCACTTTTCATTAA
- a CDS encoding HDOD domain-containing protein, with the protein MTEEILKKIKQLPPLPESAMQIEAVYQDPNSSFNDMVKILEKDPLLTADILKAANSPLYGFSREINAISQAVGLFGMGTVRGFALASIIKKSFNLDLSTYGITNDMFSELSKRQHALVTAWCMRKENELMGILSPAAFLVEIGKVIIAQQIMTEEKEVEFRDALKELQDVEAAEEKVIGANTPEVSSTIFKLWKFEDGLVNVIGNCQNPEKADPEDQKAARILQVVRVAIPISGVATPESIEAAKNLVTKYALDMQSFETALESATN; encoded by the coding sequence ATGACTGAAGAGATTTTAAAAAAGATTAAACAACTTCCTCCATTGCCGGAATCGGCTATGCAGATTGAAGCGGTTTATCAAGATCCAAATTCTAGCTTTAACGATATGGTTAAAATACTAGAAAAAGATCCATTACTAACGGCTGATATTTTAAAAGCTGCCAACTCTCCTCTATACGGTTTCTCTCGTGAAATCAACGCAATTAGCCAAGCTGTCGGATTATTTGGAATGGGGACTGTTCGCGGCTTTGCTTTAGCATCTATTATCAAAAAAAGTTTTAACTTGGACCTTTCAACATACGGTATTACAAACGATATGTTCTCAGAACTCTCAAAAAGACAACACGCCCTTGTAACAGCATGGTGTATGAGAAAAGAAAATGAACTTATGGGGATTCTTTCACCTGCGGCATTCTTAGTAGAGATAGGTAAAGTTATTATAGCTCAACAAATAATGACAGAGGAGAAAGAGGTTGAATTTAGAGATGCTTTAAAAGAGCTTCAGGATGTAGAGGCTGCAGAGGAAAAAGTTATCGGTGCAAACACGCCTGAAGTTAGTTCAACTATCTTTAAACTTTGGAAATTCGAAGATGGCCTTGTTAATGTTATAGGCAATTGTCAAAATCCTGAAAAAGCTGACCCGGAAGATCAAAAAGCTGCTAGAATCTTACAAGTTGTTCGTGTAGCTATACCTATAAGCGGTGTTGCAACTCCGGAGAGTATAGAAGCTGCCAAAAATCTTGTAACTAAATATGCTTTAGATATGCAAAGTTTTGAAACGGCTCTTGAGAGTGCTACAAACTAA
- the holA gene encoding DNA polymerase III subunit delta has translation MYKAEFDKHIQNNTLSNSFVLFGESIFLIEHYTKLLSNVADASVLKFYHDEYDFNSAKAHLSQASLFGDRNILVIKSEKKVPKKDLETLVDYCEKNQNNIFIYAYLGDDNKTYAKGFSKRATMAVRFFHPKHGEAVNLISQIAKQKNVNIDNYSITHLLNIHNSNISLAINELDKFRVFDTAVSTKDIDTLVYGLGEINVDELIKKVINKKEFKDDVKNLTEHGEDEIRILTQITAYITQLYMFNIYIRVNGAPNALEILGYPAPAFVVKEKAELSLKFKPTTYYKLHELLLDAELKMKSAKGVDKNAILLSTLIKFQNLL, from the coding sequence ATGTATAAAGCAGAGTTTGACAAACATATACAAAATAATACCTTATCAAACAGTTTCGTACTATTTGGAGAGAGTATATTTTTAATAGAGCATTATACAAAACTACTCTCAAACGTCGCAGATGCATCTGTTTTAAAATTCTACCATGATGAGTATGATTTTAATTCTGCAAAAGCACATCTATCTCAGGCTTCTCTCTTTGGAGATAGAAACATCTTAGTTATAAAAAGCGAAAAAAAAGTCCCTAAAAAAGATTTGGAAACCCTTGTAGATTACTGCGAAAAAAATCAAAATAACATCTTTATATATGCCTATTTAGGAGATGACAACAAAACTTATGCCAAAGGTTTTTCAAAAAGAGCTACAATGGCTGTAAGATTTTTTCATCCAAAACACGGCGAAGCGGTAAATTTAATATCTCAAATAGCGAAACAAAAAAACGTAAATATAGATAACTACTCAATTACACATCTTTTAAATATACACAATTCAAACATTTCACTAGCTATAAATGAACTTGATAAATTTAGAGTTTTTGATACAGCCGTTAGCACTAAAGATATAGATACACTTGTTTACGGGCTTGGAGAGATAAACGTAGATGAACTTATAAAAAAAGTTATAAACAAAAAAGAGTTTAAAGATGATGTTAAAAACCTAACTGAGCATGGTGAAGACGAAATAAGAATCTTAACTCAGATAACGGCATATATAACTCAGCTATATATGTTTAACATCTACATACGTGTAAACGGCGCACCAAATGCTTTAGAGATTTTAGGCTACCCTGCTCCTGCATTTGTTGTTAAAGAAAAAGCCGAACTATCACTAAAATTCAAACCAACTACATACTACAAACTACATGAACTGCTACTGGATGCAGAACTAAAAATGAAAAGTGCAAAAGGTGTTGATAAGAATGCCATCTTACTCTCAACCCTAATAAAATTTCAAAATCTTCTATAA